Proteins encoded together in one Paenibacillus sp. J23TS9 window:
- a CDS encoding family 78 glycoside hydrolase catalytic domain: MNARSWTAQWIWGGTEESPRNEWRCFRKVFELPEEVLGEALLHIAADSRYVLYVNGEQVGRGPVRSWKEEQFYDSYEVGHLLHAGERNVIAVHVLHFGVTNFYYIRGRGGLLAELEYGVKSAGGTAAESNRIMLVCSDDTWTTSRLQAQKPNSPRMSCQQGFADIYDARQWDERWVTVKYREDGPDSMWEPSKVIGPTGVDPWKRLVPRDIPFLTEEKIYPSRLMSLRRVQAPAWSAVLDLRAAMMPDSVFHANPVSFVGYLAGELVLKEAGQVTFGFPAGWRTENMWVDGRLCSDWYGESPERYCTMELTAGEHFVLIDVTSWDHGGGFHLAAHAEVPLEWRSPAGEGTQPDGPPLVIIGPFDATVHIDHQEPQPMKLDHPEYLKAAGAANFKELRDLAGWIRPLPASLYSEEDVFGANVWTVEADPYSIPSQLEHAILPTPEPGVLPLFDNGASDCEIVVDVGRETSGFIGFELEAEAGTVIDVYGFEYMRDDYRQHTYGLDNTIRYVCRQGRQRYLSPVRRGFRYMVLTVRKAAAPVKLHEVYVNQSTYPVTNTGAFQCSDPLLNEIWNISRHTTRLCMEDTFVDCPSYEQVFWVGDSRNEALVNYYVFGSLDIVKRCLNLVPGSKDMSPLYIDQVPSGWSSVIPNWTFFWSIACLEYVEHTNDKDFAVKIWPAVQYTLEHYLQKLNGDGLLDMRGWNLLDWAPIDQPNEGIVTHQNLLLVLALNKAAELARIAGEETEAIERMLRAGENLSLAINAHLWEERQQAYLDCIHADGRRSDIFSMQTQVLAYLTAVATGERKEIIGEYLLKPKTTFVQIGSPFMSFFYYEALVDAGRYDQMLNDIRHNYGQMVRYDATTCWEMYPNFSENRANPDQLTRSHCHAWSAAPGYFLGQGILGVKRADPGWTRVFIEPQPCDLAWARGSVPLPQGGRIDVSWSVEGDTMNVRVAAPSSIEVEVRVPDGMQEQVTLVENG; encoded by the coding sequence ATGAATGCGAGATCATGGACCGCGCAGTGGATTTGGGGAGGCACGGAGGAAAGCCCGCGCAATGAATGGCGCTGCTTTCGTAAGGTTTTTGAATTACCTGAGGAAGTACTTGGGGAGGCTCTGCTTCATATTGCTGCGGACTCCCGTTATGTTCTGTATGTGAATGGGGAGCAGGTGGGCCGCGGGCCGGTACGTTCATGGAAAGAGGAGCAGTTTTACGATTCCTATGAAGTAGGACATCTGCTGCATGCAGGAGAACGTAATGTGATTGCTGTCCATGTACTGCATTTTGGCGTAACGAACTTCTACTATATTCGCGGACGCGGCGGACTGTTGGCAGAGCTGGAATACGGAGTGAAATCAGCGGGAGGCACAGCTGCAGAATCGAATCGAATAATGCTGGTGTGCAGTGACGATACTTGGACGACCTCAAGGCTGCAGGCGCAGAAACCTAACTCTCCGCGTATGTCCTGCCAGCAGGGCTTTGCCGATATATACGATGCCCGGCAGTGGGATGAGCGCTGGGTAACGGTTAAATACCGGGAAGACGGACCGGATTCTATGTGGGAACCGTCGAAGGTGATCGGACCGACGGGTGTGGACCCTTGGAAGCGGCTTGTACCAAGAGACATTCCTTTTTTGACGGAAGAAAAGATCTATCCATCCCGCCTGATGTCACTGCGCCGGGTTCAGGCACCGGCATGGTCTGCCGTTCTGGATTTAAGGGCAGCGATGATGCCGGATAGTGTATTTCATGCCAATCCTGTGAGCTTTGTTGGTTATTTAGCGGGGGAGCTGGTATTGAAAGAAGCCGGTCAAGTCACCTTCGGATTCCCGGCTGGCTGGCGGACAGAGAACATGTGGGTGGATGGCAGGCTTTGTTCTGACTGGTACGGAGAATCACCGGAACGGTACTGCACCATGGAGCTTACGGCTGGAGAGCATTTTGTGCTGATAGACGTTACATCATGGGATCATGGGGGAGGCTTTCATCTGGCGGCGCATGCCGAGGTTCCATTGGAATGGAGATCGCCTGCTGGAGAAGGGACGCAGCCGGATGGGCCACCGCTTGTGATCATCGGCCCGTTTGATGCGACGGTTCATATCGACCACCAGGAACCACAACCGATGAAGCTGGACCATCCAGAATATTTGAAGGCTGCGGGTGCAGCAAATTTCAAGGAGCTTCGGGATCTGGCAGGCTGGATTCGTCCGCTGCCAGCTTCTCTTTACAGCGAGGAGGATGTGTTCGGTGCTAACGTTTGGACGGTAGAAGCGGATCCGTACAGCATACCTTCGCAGCTGGAGCATGCGATTTTGCCGACACCTGAGCCGGGAGTGCTGCCATTATTCGATAATGGCGCCAGCGATTGTGAAATTGTGGTCGACGTGGGCAGGGAAACATCCGGATTTATTGGTTTCGAGTTGGAAGCAGAAGCTGGTACGGTCATCGATGTCTATGGATTTGAATATATGCGTGATGATTACAGGCAGCATACCTACGGTTTGGACAATACAATCCGGTACGTGTGCAGACAGGGGCGGCAGCGGTATTTGTCCCCGGTTCGCCGGGGATTCCGGTATATGGTGCTGACGGTTCGAAAAGCGGCCGCACCTGTAAAGCTGCATGAGGTGTACGTTAACCAAAGCACATATCCGGTGACGAATACAGGCGCATTCCAATGCTCCGACCCGCTGTTAAATGAAATATGGAATATCAGCCGGCATACGACGAGGCTGTGCATGGAGGATACGTTTGTAGACTGCCCGTCGTATGAGCAGGTATTTTGGGTAGGGGACAGCCGGAACGAGGCTTTGGTTAATTATTATGTTTTTGGCTCCCTCGATATCGTCAAAAGATGCCTGAATCTCGTCCCCGGCTCAAAAGACATGTCGCCGCTGTATATCGATCAGGTACCGAGCGGCTGGAGCAGCGTGATTCCAAACTGGACGTTTTTCTGGTCCATCGCCTGCCTGGAGTACGTGGAGCATACGAACGATAAAGATTTTGCCGTGAAAATTTGGCCGGCGGTGCAATATACACTGGAGCATTACCTCCAGAAGTTGAATGGGGATGGCCTGCTGGATATGCGGGGGTGGAATCTGCTGGACTGGGCACCGATCGATCAGCCCAACGAAGGCATCGTTACACATCAGAATTTGCTGCTCGTGCTTGCGCTGAACAAGGCTGCGGAGCTTGCCCGAATCGCAGGCGAAGAAACTGAAGCTATCGAACGAATGCTTCGTGCAGGGGAAAACCTGTCATTGGCGATCAATGCCCACCTGTGGGAAGAACGGCAGCAGGCGTATCTGGACTGCATTCATGCGGATGGAAGACGGTCGGATATTTTCAGCATGCAGACACAGGTATTGGCTTACCTTACAGCGGTGGCAACTGGTGAACGCAAAGAAATCATTGGTGAATACCTGTTGAAGCCCAAAACAACCTTTGTCCAGATAGGCAGTCCGTTTATGTCGTTTTTCTATTATGAAGCTTTGGTGGATGCTGGGCGGTATGATCAAATGTTAAACGATATCCGCCACAATTACGGACAGATGGTGCGTTATGACGCCACCACCTGCTGGGAGATGTATCCGAATTTCTCGGAGAACAGGGCTAATCCTGACCAACTGACGCGCAGCCACTGCCACGCCTGGTCGGCCGCACCGGGTTACTTTCTGGGCCAAGGCATTCTTGGCGTGAAACGTGCCGATCCTGGCTGGACTCGAGTCTTCATCGAGCCGCAGCCTTGTGATCTGGCCTGGGCAAGAGGTAGCGTGCCATTGCCGCAAGGCGGCCGGATTGATGTGAGCTGGAGCGTGGAGGGCGATACCATGAATGTACGCGTGGCTGCGCCAAGCAGCATAGAAGTAGAGGTTCGAGTTCCGGATGGGATGCAGGAGCAGGTGACTTTGGTGGAAAACGGATAA
- a CDS encoding S-layer homology domain-containing protein, with the protein TAIQFEGVTYEPITEAYDYEVQAENDVQTVLYAPKPVVDESRNVTIHHVYQNGEEEILLDTTSVRGNIGDSVTIAPKTQIEFEGVTYGPVTEAHAYEVKAENEVQTVYYAKTRTVTIKYLEQGTNKQLAGPTNETGIVGATITLKPVTVAGFTSAKVSDTYVVKDNETQEYVFYYAANSGSNPNPGGGSGGGDNSSTPSGSSSVTPLPPAPPVVAPLPPAPPKLETDNHYNYINGYPDGTIKPENNISREEVAAIFYRLMDDATRSDYIKNISSYKDVEKTRWSNKNIATMENAGIITGYPDGTFKPGRQITRAEFAAIASRFDDLDEQVNTSFSDIKGHWAEKYIVSAANKGWIKGYPDGKFKPDQYITRAEAMAFINSVLNRKVKVEGIHENAKTWPDNTQNKWYYTDVLEATNYHEYTRNTDETETWEQVKPDRVYP; encoded by the coding sequence AACTGCAATTCAGTTCGAAGGTGTCACGTACGAACCAATTACAGAAGCATATGACTACGAAGTCCAAGCAGAAAATGACGTTCAAACAGTATTGTATGCACCGAAGCCCGTGGTAGACGAATCGCGTAATGTAACGATCCACCATGTGTATCAAAACGGAGAAGAAGAAATTCTGTTGGATACGACGTCCGTGAGAGGTAACATAGGTGATTCGGTTACGATTGCACCAAAGACTCAAATTGAGTTCGAGGGAGTCACGTACGGACCGGTTACAGAAGCACATGCGTATGAGGTCAAGGCAGAAAATGAGGTTCAAACGGTTTACTACGCCAAAACACGCACAGTTACAATCAAATATCTGGAACAAGGAACCAACAAGCAGTTGGCGGGCCCGACGAATGAAACTGGAATCGTCGGTGCTACCATTACCCTGAAGCCTGTAACGGTAGCAGGATTCACATCTGCTAAAGTGAGCGACACGTACGTCGTCAAAGATAACGAAACGCAAGAATATGTATTCTACTACGCGGCCAATTCGGGATCTAACCCAAATCCGGGTGGGGGAAGCGGCGGTGGAGATAATTCAAGCACACCGTCGGGTTCATCAAGCGTGACACCACTGCCACCGGCACCACCGGTAGTTGCACCATTGCCTCCAGCGCCACCGAAGCTGGAAACCGATAACCATTACAACTATATCAATGGTTATCCAGATGGAACGATTAAACCAGAGAACAATATTAGCCGTGAAGAGGTTGCAGCCATCTTCTATAGATTGATGGATGATGCGACACGCAGCGACTATATCAAAAACATCAGCTCTTATAAGGATGTTGAAAAAACTCGCTGGTCTAACAAAAACATCGCTACCATGGAAAACGCGGGTATCATTACCGGCTATCCGGATGGAACATTTAAACCAGGCCGTCAAATTACAAGAGCAGAGTTTGCTGCTATTGCTTCGAGATTTGATGATTTGGATGAGCAGGTAAATACGTCGTTCTCAGATATTAAAGGCCATTGGGCTGAGAAGTATATCGTATCTGCTGCGAATAAAGGCTGGATTAAAGGATACCCGGACGGCAAGTTTAAACCGGATCAATACATCACACGTGCGGAAGCCATGGCTTTCATCAATAGTGTACTGAATCGTAAAGTTAAAGTAGAAGGTATTCATGAAAATGCGAAGACATGGCCGGATAATACGCAAAACAAATGGTATTACACGGATGTGCTCGAAGCGACCAACTACCATGAGTACACCAGAAACACAGACGAGACGGAAACTTGGGAACAAGTAAAACCCGATCGTGTATATCCTTAA
- a CDS encoding VWA domain-containing protein has translation MKKHRLRIGFTWMLIATILTGFFPGMTSISSAASELKPGETRISKVKEATNVSDEWKITLTVEGKDLVTSNNADVVLLIDRSSSMSNEDRLTKAKDAAKTFVDKLLVKDSSSQIAVISFAGLTKQVIGFTGYSPASKNLKDNQKLKDAIGKISLPGMLEDGGTNIQAGLYQAHQLLNNSSAKNKVIILLSDGEPTYSYKGSSVTPSVSWPYGSQHDFAITNFNYKSEIGSGSSYNLSKSDTYSIDMGNKKTVKIADNGIGTISEAKLAKDANINIFSVGLNVGSNENAKYVLNNVSNSGGYYEATPNSLNEIYEELARKLKYAATSAVVVDPMGDKFNLKKGNDSPVKGKDYTVTQGELSWNEDTETFTWNIGDIKENNTYTLTYTVKLDQTKDLDMNTNYPTNKTTTLDYIDVNGQSVPKNFVVPEVSIGQDSIAIKSYLVNANGDPIDANGSVVSKEKAVFNTSNFTNPGSPLKFNVSYTINPPNHENGYTVKAGTTSEKVTLRVDKTSEPVWFAYTKTSQVAVHHVYKNGNKEVELKTSSLTGKIGDTVSIAPEAEILFEGTAYVPTTSAYDYEVKAENEVQKVYYEPKPVVDESRIITIHHVYADGEEEKVLDTTTVTGNVGQFVTIEPETAIQFEGVTYEPITEAYDYEVQAENDVQTVLYAPKPVVDESRIITIHHVYADGEEEKVLDTTTVTGNVGQFVTIEPETAIQF, from the coding sequence ATGAAGAAGCACAGATTACGGATTGGTTTCACATGGATGCTGATTGCGACAATTCTGACTGGATTTTTCCCGGGGATGACATCCATAAGTTCTGCAGCATCAGAACTGAAACCCGGTGAAACTCGTATTTCAAAGGTGAAGGAAGCAACGAATGTCAGTGATGAATGGAAGATCACACTCACGGTCGAAGGTAAAGACCTTGTAACAAGCAACAACGCCGACGTTGTTTTACTTATTGACAGGTCAAGTAGCATGAGTAATGAAGATCGGCTTACTAAGGCTAAAGATGCAGCAAAGACCTTCGTTGATAAACTGCTGGTCAAGGATTCTTCTTCCCAAATTGCTGTCATCTCCTTTGCTGGTTTAACCAAACAAGTTATAGGTTTTACAGGCTATAGTCCTGCCTCCAAGAATTTAAAGGATAACCAAAAATTAAAGGATGCTATTGGAAAGATCAGCCTCCCTGGTATGTTAGAAGATGGTGGAACCAACATTCAGGCCGGGCTTTACCAGGCTCATCAGCTGCTGAATAATAGCTCTGCAAAAAATAAAGTCATCATCCTTTTAAGCGATGGCGAGCCCACATACAGTTATAAAGGATCATCAGTAACCCCTTCTGTATCGTGGCCTTATGGTTCCCAGCATGATTTCGCTATCACGAATTTTAATTACAAGAGTGAAATAGGCTCTGGCTCAAGTTATAACCTCTCCAAATCGGATACGTACAGTATCGATATGGGGAATAAAAAAACAGTAAAAATAGCTGACAATGGAATCGGCACCATCTCCGAGGCCAAATTAGCAAAGGATGCTAATATCAATATTTTTTCCGTAGGTCTTAACGTCGGAAGCAACGAAAATGCTAAGTATGTATTAAACAACGTGAGCAACAGCGGCGGATACTATGAGGCAACGCCGAATAGCTTGAATGAAATTTATGAAGAGTTAGCACGTAAACTCAAATATGCCGCAACCAGCGCAGTCGTTGTGGATCCAATGGGCGATAAGTTCAACCTGAAGAAGGGGAATGATTCTCCTGTCAAAGGAAAGGATTACACCGTAACGCAGGGTGAACTGAGTTGGAATGAAGATACTGAAACCTTCACATGGAATATCGGAGATATCAAGGAAAATAACACGTACACATTGACGTATACTGTTAAGCTCGACCAGACAAAAGACCTTGATATGAACACAAATTATCCGACCAACAAAACAACAACACTTGATTATATCGACGTCAATGGTCAAAGTGTTCCCAAGAACTTCGTCGTGCCTGAAGTATCCATTGGCCAGGATTCGATTGCAATCAAGTCTTATCTTGTTAATGCAAATGGAGATCCGATTGATGCCAATGGCAGCGTAGTAAGTAAAGAGAAAGCTGTTTTTAACACATCAAACTTTACAAATCCGGGTTCACCGTTAAAGTTCAATGTTTCATACACGATCAACCCTCCCAACCATGAAAATGGCTATACTGTCAAAGCGGGAACGACTTCCGAAAAGGTGACCTTAAGGGTAGACAAGACATCTGAGCCCGTATGGTTTGCTTACACGAAGACCAGTCAAGTAGCTGTTCATCATGTATACAAGAATGGAAATAAAGAAGTTGAATTAAAGACATCTTCTCTGACGGGTAAAATCGGAGATACGGTTTCGATCGCGCCAGAAGCTGAGATTCTGTTTGAAGGTACTGCATACGTACCGACTACATCAGCTTATGATTATGAAGTTAAGGCAGAAAATGAAGTGCAAAAGGTTTACTATGAGCCGAAGCCCGTGGTAGACGAGTCGCGTATCATAACGATTCACCATGTGTATGCAGACGGTGAAGAAGAAAAGGTACTGGATACGACAACAGTGACAGGAAACGTAGGACAATTTGTCACGATCGAGCCAGAAACTGCAATTCAGTTCGAAGGTGTCACGTACGAACCAATTACAGAAGCATATGACTACGAAGTCCAAGCAGAAAATGACGTTCAAACAGTATTGTATGCACCGAAGCCCGTGGTAGACGAATCGCGTATCATAACGATTCACCATGTGTATGCAGACGGTGAAGAAGAAAAGGTACTGGATACGACAACAGTGACAGGAAACGTAGGACAATTTGTCACGATCGAGCCAGAAACTGCAATTCAGTTCGA
- a CDS encoding DUF5808 domain-containing protein, with amino-acid sequence MLTALLLFTAIICYIAILATYKPQAKYKNGMLFAVTLPPDVMDHADIQSVQARFNHIFSKASIWMGIGLVPFLLLYAWIPYQILYFFVWLSVFMLVMLMPFRRAFRDTLALKREHEWFVGNKRVILSDLRVAHLKNKRSASLWLYLIPFAMAIGLLLWAIRVEDQLWGVTTGGLFLTILFFFISLYMRKNKAKVYSMNTDVNLVLNQARRRALSYLWLFMAIAENIHFLLVYIFRMNENAGMDGVWIAAIVLFTAIPVGSMYYVYRRIQTLEQEVLAQDGKVIYTDEDEYWANGFTYHNPHDKSIFVPKRVGMGETVNTATGVGKLIVWGIIGITAAIIIGVSFMMIRSEMTSPTITVTPDHRVDIKYPMYSYDFGINDIRELSLVDHVPSGAKTNGEATGQYSRGHFRLKEVGKSRLYIFKNNPPYIRIKLDNGYIFYNEKDPLKTKQIFEQLQKQLGE; translated from the coding sequence GTGTTAACTGCCCTTTTATTATTTACAGCGATCATCTGTTACATTGCGATATTAGCTACCTACAAGCCGCAAGCAAAATATAAGAATGGGATGCTGTTTGCCGTGACCTTGCCCCCTGATGTCATGGATCATGCGGATATTCAGAGTGTGCAGGCGAGGTTTAATCATATATTTTCAAAGGCAAGCATCTGGATGGGGATAGGTCTCGTTCCATTTTTACTTCTTTACGCATGGATTCCATATCAAATTCTTTATTTTTTTGTGTGGTTATCTGTCTTCATGCTTGTGATGTTGATGCCGTTTCGGCGGGCATTTCGCGATACACTGGCTCTTAAACGTGAACATGAGTGGTTTGTTGGTAACAAGCGTGTTATCCTAAGCGATCTGCGTGTGGCCCATCTGAAAAATAAACGTTCGGCTTCCTTATGGCTTTACCTTATCCCGTTTGCTATGGCAATTGGTTTGCTGTTGTGGGCAATTCGTGTTGAAGATCAGCTTTGGGGTGTCACAACCGGCGGCTTGTTCCTTACGATTCTTTTCTTCTTCATTTCGCTCTATATGCGCAAAAACAAGGCAAAAGTATACAGTATGAATACCGATGTAAACTTAGTTTTAAATCAAGCAAGACGCAGAGCTTTGTCCTACTTATGGCTGTTTATGGCTATCGCTGAGAATATTCATTTTTTACTCGTGTACATCTTCCGTATGAACGAAAACGCAGGCATGGACGGCGTATGGATTGCAGCTATTGTGTTGTTTACCGCGATTCCCGTAGGCAGCATGTATTACGTTTATCGCAGAATCCAAACTCTGGAACAAGAGGTACTGGCACAGGACGGTAAAGTTATTTATACGGATGAAGATGAGTACTGGGCAAACGGCTTCACCTATCATAATCCTCATGACAAAAGTATTTTTGTGCCTAAACGCGTGGGAATGGGAGAGACCGTGAATACAGCGACCGGGGTTGGCAAATTGATCGTCTGGGGCATCATCGGTATTACAGCAGCGATCATCATCGGGGTCTCCTTTATGATGATCCGGTCAGAGATGACATCTCCTACGATTACGGTCACACCGGACCACAGAGTGGATATCAAATACCCGATGTACTCCTACGACTTTGGCATTAATGACATTCGGGAATTGTCGCTCGTAGATCATGTTCCTTCCGGTGCCAAGACGAACGGCGAAGCCACAGGCCAGTATTCACGGGGGCATTTTCGTTTGAAGGAAGTAGGGAAATCGAGATTGTATATTTTTAAAAATAATCCACCGTATATAAGGATTAAACTTGATAATGGGTATATTTTTTATAATGAAAAAGATCCGCTGAAGACGAAGCAGATTTTTGAGCAGCTGCAGAAGCAGTTAGGGGAGTAG
- a CDS encoding GntR family transcriptional regulator, translating into MVISLQLDSDTPLYEQLRNQIVIGIATGQLEPQEKLPTVRQLAEELGINTMTVNKTYSLLKQEGYIVIDRRHGAKVSPQEHNNPNPSPQLEEKLQLIIAQAAIQGINESRFQALCAQIFSKMTYQHP; encoded by the coding sequence ATGGTTATTTCCTTACAATTGGACAGTGATACACCCCTTTATGAACAGCTGCGCAATCAGATTGTCATTGGTATTGCTACGGGTCAATTAGAACCACAAGAGAAGCTGCCAACGGTCCGCCAGCTGGCTGAGGAGCTCGGCATCAATACGATGACGGTCAATAAAACCTATTCGCTTTTAAAACAGGAAGGCTACATTGTGATCGACCGGCGGCATGGAGCGAAGGTAAGCCCGCAAGAGCATAATAATCCGAACCCTTCCCCGCAATTAGAGGAGAAGCTCCAGTTAATAATTGCGCAGGCGGCGATACAGGGTATCAATGAATCCCGATTTCAAGCGCTTTGTGCTCAGATTTTTTCGAAAATGACCTATCAGCACCCCTAA
- a CDS encoding FtsW/RodA/SpoVE family cell cycle protein, with amino-acid sequence MMIQPEQHAMVTAFLDNVCKHVRAKELHAEIREELSSHIAERMEILLEQGMSEEAAAAGAVGQMGEPVMIGRNLHQAHKPRMEWTLFAIVGLLGFIGIFGAFTVQQSGLVPHFRDVLLEKKVVYTLIGLVFLMLFYIFDYRKLKKCSNGIFFGTLMVMVLTPAVASTINGSKAFLSLGAWSVNMMFVSMLLLLLALAGMKPAKEWRGAEHLVQLVCRGVLPVILFSQASSLFYGLIYLTGFFLITWRTKKHKGQFALLSLPLVSIFIFTLARQAGQLYHRLKAFLYPVGDDGYQLIQTKAAIHAAGWFGQGFAAPNETLPFVYSDSLFPYLIYCFGWSFGMLVVVLNLLLMIRFWKMKDRLHDDYAKRLLIGLMTIFGIRLIWPVLMAFGVVPIIGEGLPFVGYSGTAQVFDYAAVGLLLSIYRRKNMISRETEGIVQGH; translated from the coding sequence ATGATGATCCAACCTGAACAACACGCAATGGTTACTGCATTTTTGGATAACGTGTGCAAGCATGTCCGTGCAAAGGAGCTGCATGCGGAAATCCGTGAAGAGCTTAGTTCCCATATTGCGGAGCGAATGGAGATTTTACTTGAGCAAGGAATGTCCGAGGAAGCAGCGGCAGCCGGAGCTGTAGGCCAGATGGGCGAACCAGTCATGATTGGCCGCAACCTTCACCAGGCGCATAAGCCGCGGATGGAATGGACGCTGTTTGCGATTGTGGGACTGCTCGGATTCATCGGCATTTTCGGCGCGTTTACGGTGCAGCAATCCGGTCTCGTACCTCATTTCAGGGATGTTCTTTTGGAGAAAAAGGTCGTGTATACCCTCATTGGGCTGGTCTTTCTCATGCTTTTTTATATTTTTGATTACCGGAAGCTGAAAAAATGCTCCAATGGAATCTTTTTTGGGACGCTTATGGTTATGGTTCTCACTCCCGCGGTAGCAAGTACCATCAATGGCAGCAAGGCATTTTTGTCTCTGGGGGCGTGGAGCGTCAACATGATGTTCGTTTCGATGTTGCTGCTCCTGTTAGCTCTGGCGGGGATGAAGCCGGCTAAAGAATGGCGCGGTGCGGAGCACCTGGTTCAGCTCGTATGCCGCGGCGTGCTTCCAGTCATATTGTTCAGCCAAGCGTCATCGTTGTTTTATGGGTTAATCTATTTGACGGGCTTCTTCCTGATCACTTGGAGAACGAAAAAGCATAAAGGGCAGTTCGCTTTATTGTCACTGCCTCTTGTGTCGATATTCATATTTACGCTTGCCCGGCAGGCGGGGCAGCTGTACCATCGGCTGAAGGCTTTCCTGTATCCGGTTGGGGATGATGGCTATCAGCTGATTCAAACCAAGGCGGCAATCCATGCGGCCGGATGGTTTGGCCAGGGGTTTGCGGCACCGAATGAAACACTGCCTTTCGTCTACAGCGATTCGTTATTTCCATACCTGATCTATTGCTTCGGCTGGAGTTTCGGCATGCTGGTGGTGGTTCTGAATCTCCTGTTGATGATCCGTTTCTGGAAGATGAAGGACCGCCTCCATGATGACTATGCGAAAAGATTGCTAATCGGCCTGATGACGATTTTCGGCATCCGTTTGATATGGCCTGTTCTGATGGCTTTCGGCGTCGTTCCGATCATTGGGGAGGGGCTGCCGTTCGTCGGCTATAGCGGGACAGCCCAAGTTTTTGATTATGCTGCGGTGGGGCTGCTGCTGTCCATCTATAGACGGAAAAATATGATCTCAAGAGAAACCGAAGGCATTGTGCAAGGACACTGA
- a CDS encoding PadR family transcriptional regulator, producing MAVNKELLKGSTAILLLTVLNRKEMYGYELIKEIERSSEGVFLMREGTLYPILHTLEAEGWLDAYWSTHDGRKRKYYRITDQGRNQLSEKTKEWVQFRTAVDRVIGEGI from the coding sequence ATGGCAGTCAACAAGGAACTTCTGAAGGGCAGCACGGCTATTTTGCTGCTGACGGTATTGAATAGAAAAGAAATGTACGGTTATGAGCTGATTAAAGAGATTGAACGGAGCTCGGAAGGTGTTTTCTTGATGAGGGAAGGAACGTTATACCCCATTCTGCACACGCTGGAGGCCGAAGGATGGCTGGATGCATACTGGAGCACGCATGATGGACGTAAGCGCAAGTACTACCGGATTACCGACCAAGGCAGAAACCAGCTGAGCGAAAAGACAAAAGAGTGGGTGCAATTCAGGACGGCAGTGGATCGCGTCATAGGGGAGGGGATATGA
- a CDS encoding PP2C family serine/threonine-protein phosphatase encodes MVVHHISIQGTGEWNEDAVILNENQQLYGVIDGATSLVPFRGANHETGGRLASQLLQRYFEQLTSEDCRDLETLTNEANFQLGEEMRVSGIRMEDKGELWTAAIAIVRITDHHIEYAQAGDCMLMALYRDGSVRTITRDHVSHIGDVSMTTWKQGIDSGIRTKAALWEKVQPQLLRNKDKMNTDDGYSVLNGLPDAEKYIEYGKINRIQLAGLLLVTDGLFYPEEWPNTASEMGKLDEKLLRRVASDGLENYAQWLLALEKGDPECIRYPRFKISDDKSGVWITF; translated from the coding sequence ATGGTGGTACATCATATTTCAATTCAAGGCACCGGAGAATGGAACGAAGACGCAGTTATCTTAAACGAGAATCAGCAGCTATATGGCGTCATTGATGGCGCGACTTCCCTCGTCCCATTCAGAGGGGCAAACCATGAAACTGGTGGACGACTTGCATCGCAGCTGCTTCAGCGTTATTTTGAACAGTTAACAAGTGAGGACTGCCGTGACCTGGAGACGTTGACGAATGAGGCGAATTTCCAGCTTGGAGAAGAAATGCGCGTGAGCGGTATCCGGATGGAAGATAAAGGTGAGCTATGGACGGCAGCGATTGCCATCGTCCGGATCACAGACCACCATATCGAATATGCGCAGGCAGGAGATTGCATGCTAATGGCGTTATACCGTGATGGCTCGGTTAGGACAATTACGCGTGATCATGTCTCCCATATCGGCGATGTTTCTATGACGACATGGAAACAGGGCATTGATTCAGGTATCCGCACCAAAGCAGCGCTATGGGAGAAGGTTCAGCCGCAATTACTCCGCAACAAGGATAAGATGAATACCGATGACGGATATTCCGTGCTGAATGGTCTGCCGGATGCGGAGAAGTATATCGAATACGGTAAAATCAATCGGATCCAGCTGGCCGGTTTGCTGCTCGTGACGGACGGGCTATTCTATCCGGAGGAATGGCCTAATACAGCGTCAGAGATGGGGAAGCTGGACGAAAAGCTTCTGCGACGCGTCGCCTCTGATGGTTTGGAAAATTATGCTCAGTGGCTTCTTGCCTTGGAGAAGGGCGATCCCGAATGCATCCGCTATCCCCGTTTTAAAATATCAGATGATAAATCAGGGGTGTGGATTACATTTTAA